The following proteins are encoded in a genomic region of Dyadobacter sp. UC 10:
- a CDS encoding PIN domain-containing protein, with amino-acid sequence MADKNYNIFIKSEIYPSALGILGFSPKSIEEIKEDCIFVIDTNALLIPYTIDSKSLEEIRSVYLNLRDQNRLLLPAQVVREFADNRPTKLKELHSALSKKMSSVQTLNFGKYPILERNGIYEEILTLEKEINAKLKQYRKLSNDLIKHIKGWSWNDPVSVIYKEIFTDDKIIELNTKQEDIQKDLENRLRHNIPPGFKDHKKDDMGVGDLIIWLTILQIASPGRNVIFISNDSKNDWFYQSENSSLYSRFELSHEFHRITNGGSFQMIKLSELLELFGVGQEVVENVRAEERLPEKLEGVDPIHKVYSTIVDYFVGMHEEINYSTPSHGIPTFLFDAPSVNEAAVQVIYTTTHRLTNDQIYVLNEFCGYASGIKGLTTYVVVVTRGNSFSNEDLEWLDELVKPSWLRITLIFGHLVSGHFIQDATSVA; translated from the coding sequence ATGGCTGACAAAAATTACAACATATTCATAAAGAGCGAAATATATCCATCTGCATTGGGAATTTTGGGATTCTCTCCAAAGTCCATTGAAGAAATTAAAGAAGACTGCATTTTTGTTATCGACACCAATGCCTTACTTATACCGTATACAATTGATTCTAAAAGCTTAGAAGAAATTAGAAGCGTCTATTTGAACTTGCGTGATCAAAACCGTTTACTTCTTCCAGCACAAGTTGTTCGGGAGTTTGCGGACAACCGACCTACCAAATTAAAAGAGCTTCACAGCGCGCTATCGAAGAAAATGAGTAGTGTGCAAACTTTGAACTTTGGAAAGTATCCTATTCTTGAAAGAAATGGGATCTACGAAGAAATCTTAACACTTGAAAAAGAGATTAATGCAAAACTCAAGCAGTACCGTAAGCTTTCAAACGATCTAATTAAACACATAAAAGGATGGTCATGGAACGATCCTGTAAGTGTAATCTATAAAGAAATATTTACAGACGACAAGATAATAGAGCTCAATACGAAGCAAGAGGATATCCAAAAAGATCTTGAAAATAGATTACGGCATAACATCCCGCCCGGTTTTAAGGATCATAAGAAAGATGATATGGGAGTTGGGGATCTTATAATTTGGCTCACTATTCTACAAATCGCCAGTCCTGGTAGAAATGTTATTTTTATTTCAAACGATTCGAAGAATGACTGGTTCTATCAAAGTGAGAATAGTTCCTTGTATTCACGATTCGAGCTCTCCCATGAATTTCACAGAATAACAAATGGTGGTAGCTTTCAAATGATTAAGCTTTCCGAGCTTCTAGAATTGTTTGGTGTTGGACAGGAAGTCGTGGAAAATGTAAGGGCGGAAGAGCGATTGCCAGAAAAGTTAGAAGGTGTCGATCCAATTCACAAAGTCTATAGCACAATTGTCGACTATTTCGTGGGCATGCACGAGGAAATAAATTACTCAACTCCATCTCATGGAATTCCAACTTTTCTGTTTGATGCACCAAGTGTTAATGAGGCAGCAGTACAAGTAATATATACTACCACTCACAGGCTAACCAATGATCAAATTTATGTTTTGAACGAATTCTGCGGCTATGCATCTGGAATAAAGGGTCTGACTACTTATGTTGTTGTAGTAACCAGAGGCAATTCTTTTTCTAATGAGGATCTCGAATGGCTCGATGAATTAGTCAAGCCATCTTGGTTACGGATTACGTTAATATTTGGACATTTAGTTTCCGGACATTTTATTCAAGATGCGACCTCAGTTGCTTAG
- a CDS encoding nucleoid-associated protein, whose translation MNITYTSLHHVDHVSGAKKIEIGNQSSDLPIYVDRLISEITGSNNSRQFNFRSDTTEIRTALAHLLSGKYDEGADIVAKRLVKEEIEAQKAISHLDVEIQKGSLFQAVLGCEGKTVVISKADHNEFLDALDFKIHMGLPWKKRIFKAFLVHFDAKGEPIDLYVYDTNAKMSRYWWDKFLELEEKYTDASNTKTSMDMLDKKVFAKIKTEFPADHTVIRNSAIRYFRSKPEFEIDDFLENTLNNYTPIDETFLEQRLTRYKQEIRELPSKWKFDPRFSIEKSEVKKRAVHKIQLNTNIELVLQDFVSNLGDSIRAETDSEGTKWVKIKATDEAFAKFVPQKS comes from the coding sequence ATGAATATTACTTATACGTCACTTCACCATGTTGATCATGTTTCAGGTGCGAAAAAAATTGAAATTGGAAATCAAAGTAGTGATCTCCCGATTTATGTTGACCGATTGATCTCAGAAATAACGGGAAGCAACAATAGTCGTCAGTTTAATTTCAGAAGCGACACAACAGAAATAAGGACCGCATTGGCCCATTTGCTTTCTGGAAAGTATGATGAAGGTGCAGATATTGTAGCTAAACGTCTAGTGAAAGAAGAAATTGAAGCCCAAAAGGCAATTAGTCATCTCGATGTCGAAATTCAAAAAGGTAGCCTATTCCAAGCGGTTTTAGGTTGTGAAGGCAAAACAGTAGTTATCAGTAAAGCTGACCACAACGAATTTCTAGATGCCTTGGATTTTAAAATACACATGGGACTTCCTTGGAAAAAAAGAATTTTCAAAGCATTTCTTGTCCATTTTGATGCAAAAGGAGAACCAATAGATTTATACGTTTACGATACAAACGCAAAAATGTCTAGATATTGGTGGGACAAATTTCTAGAACTTGAAGAAAAATATACTGACGCCTCTAATACCAAGACGAGTATGGATATGTTGGATAAAAAGGTTTTTGCAAAGATAAAAACAGAATTTCCAGCAGATCATACAGTCATTAGAAATAGTGCAATACGGTATTTCCGTTCCAAACCGGAATTTGAAATTGATGATTTCCTGGAAAATACTCTAAATAACTATACACCCATTGACGAAACTTTTCTCGAGCAAAGGCTGACTCGGTACAAACAAGAAATACGGGAACTACCAAGCAAATGGAAATTCGACCCTAGATTTAGTATTGAAAAAAGTGAAGTAAAAAAACGCGCCGTTCATAAGATACAGCTTAACACGAATATCGAACTTGTTCTTCAAGACTTTGTTTCCAATCTCGGTGACTCGATTAGAGCCGAAACTGATTCTGAGGGCACTAAGTGGGTCAAAATCAAAGCCACTGATGAGGCATTCGCCAAATTTGTACCACAGAAATCATGA
- a CDS encoding relaxase/mobilization nuclease domain-containing protein yields the protein MVAVIHTSSRLRAVLQYNENKLEQGFAECISAINYPKDADALSFDQKLNRIQRQLALNKRTKVNTVHVSLNFDPSEKLSKEQLAEISKAYLKGIGFEKQPALVYEHRDAGHPHVHIVTTNIKADGSRISLHNLGKNQSEKTRKEIEIDFGLVKAQDRKAQEFNLKPVSIKAEYGKSETKKAIANVLDKVLNEYKFTTMGELNAVLNQYNVAADIGSEGSRIRKNNGILYRVLDKDGNRIGVPIKASDFHFKPIHRKLKVRFLYNEMNPNRMKDSLRIRNSIDFTLYGKQNVSLPRLINILQKDGIDTVIRKNEEGLLYGITYCDHRTRSVFNGSALGKQYSAKGIAERCIEDPFSLHQQKSQRIGMDLGQAASAGNLYHAGNGSSLENDRSLDSLLSPVKDGEYTPHQLKKPKRKKQKGFSMGF from the coding sequence ATGGTTGCAGTGATCCACACCAGCAGTCGGCTCCGGGCTGTGCTGCAATACAATGAGAACAAACTGGAACAGGGATTCGCGGAATGCATTTCGGCTATCAATTATCCCAAGGATGCAGATGCACTGAGTTTCGATCAAAAGCTGAACCGGATTCAGCGCCAGCTGGCTTTGAACAAAAGGACGAAGGTCAATACGGTTCACGTGTCCCTGAACTTTGATCCGTCGGAAAAGCTAAGCAAAGAACAGCTTGCGGAGATTTCGAAAGCCTATTTAAAAGGTATTGGATTTGAGAAACAACCCGCCCTCGTATACGAGCACCGGGATGCCGGTCACCCCCACGTCCATATCGTGACGACAAACATCAAAGCAGATGGCAGTCGGATCTCACTGCACAACCTGGGCAAAAATCAATCGGAGAAAACCAGGAAAGAGATTGAGATAGATTTTGGATTGGTGAAGGCACAAGATCGAAAAGCGCAGGAATTTAATTTGAAGCCAGTTAGCATCAAAGCGGAGTATGGAAAGTCAGAAACCAAGAAGGCTATCGCCAATGTGCTCGACAAGGTGTTGAACGAATACAAGTTCACTACGATGGGAGAATTGAATGCAGTGCTCAACCAATATAATGTTGCAGCGGACATTGGCTCAGAGGGTTCGAGGATCAGAAAGAACAATGGCATCTTATACCGCGTGCTGGATAAAGATGGTAACCGGATTGGGGTGCCCATCAAAGCAAGCGACTTTCATTTCAAACCGATACATAGAAAACTGAAAGTGCGTTTTCTGTACAACGAGATGAATCCAAACCGTATGAAGGATTCGCTGCGGATTAGGAATAGCATAGATTTTACTTTGTATGGCAAACAAAACGTGTCATTGCCCAGACTTATCAATATTCTTCAAAAAGACGGGATCGATACGGTAATCCGAAAAAATGAAGAAGGCCTACTGTACGGGATCACATATTGCGATCATCGTACGAGATCCGTCTTCAACGGAAGTGCATTGGGTAAGCAATATAGCGCGAAGGGAATTGCCGAGCGATGCATCGAGGATCCTTTTTCTCTTCATCAGCAAAAGTCTCAAAGGATAGGGATGGATTTAGGCCAGGCTGCCAGTGCAGGAAATTTGTACCATGCCGGAAATGGTAGTTCGTTGGAGAATGATAGGTCTCTTGATTCTTTGTTATCTCCCGTTAAAGATGGAGAGTACACGCCGCATCAATTGAAGAAGCCGAAACGGAAGAAGCAGAAAGGGTTTTCAATGGGATTTTGA
- a CDS encoding UvrD-helicase domain-containing protein, producing MITGKLSDEQRAAVVQSGHVVLTACPGSGKTRVLIHKLAFELDRIQALSRKRVAAVTFTVRASDEIYRRLSAMGIDDRKAWSGTLHAFCLEWIIRPYSCYVPALRDGFSIADESFCSDLLDELKDKHKLRAIESVNTRLRRDGSFVEQYPAHRDVLAEYHHTLRARKLIDFDLLLYYAYRLLEDHPTISTVLSNIFTLICVDEYQDTQDLLYAIICRIVKVGKGKTSLFLVGDTDQAIYASLGGLAKSLAEVQEEIGGQNLTPLTLSGNYRSCQRIIDFYRHFQTQPIDIRALGQSAANKGRITFDSQINEKDLVTEIARLINMSLDSGIPESEICVLVPQWWLITRITRQLRAQMPAVAFDASGLSPMSRNRDNIWYKLSRLFLTTPSPKIYSARNRWASELISDFISEVGGHFDERFDNPRQLLRLINSISSTETEGIDYLQDCFAQFTATLGLDYVDFPGLSENYTIFFDNVSKRLTDPVFNVPSDVESFKSFYREMTGVVINTCVGVKGEEFETVIAYGLLNGYVPHWNEIFNGDPQDASRKLLYVVCSRAKTNLHLISETGRTTRAGTPLYPNAELDALKFDFDQNEL from the coding sequence ATGATTACTGGCAAATTGAGTGACGAGCAGCGTGCCGCTGTAGTTCAAAGCGGTCACGTTGTTTTAACCGCCTGCCCAGGCAGTGGAAAAACGCGAGTTCTCATTCATAAACTCGCATTCGAGTTAGATCGAATACAAGCTCTTTCAAGAAAACGGGTTGCGGCGGTAACATTTACTGTCAGGGCATCCGATGAAATTTATCGAAGGTTGAGCGCGATGGGTATAGACGATCGGAAGGCATGGTCGGGAACCTTACACGCCTTTTGCTTGGAGTGGATAATCAGACCATACTCGTGTTATGTGCCGGCACTTCGCGACGGCTTTTCAATTGCCGATGAAAGCTTTTGTTCAGATCTTTTGGACGAATTAAAGGACAAGCACAAACTACGCGCGATTGAAAGTGTCAACACCCGTCTAAGGAGGGACGGTAGCTTCGTTGAGCAATATCCAGCCCATCGCGATGTGCTTGCTGAATATCATCATACGCTTCGCGCACGTAAACTGATAGATTTTGATTTGCTGCTTTACTACGCTTACCGGCTGCTCGAAGACCACCCTACTATTAGCACCGTCCTTTCGAACATATTTACGCTGATATGCGTAGACGAATATCAGGATACGCAGGATTTGCTTTATGCTATCATATGCAGAATTGTAAAGGTCGGTAAGGGCAAAACATCCCTATTTTTGGTCGGTGATACCGACCAGGCCATCTATGCTTCTTTAGGAGGTCTAGCAAAGTCTTTGGCTGAGGTTCAAGAAGAGATTGGTGGTCAGAATTTGACTCCATTAACTCTTTCCGGTAATTACAGAAGTTGTCAGCGAATCATAGATTTCTACCGGCACTTTCAGACACAACCTATCGATATCCGTGCTCTGGGACAAAGTGCGGCAAATAAGGGAAGGATTACCTTCGACTCCCAAATTAATGAGAAGGATTTGGTGACCGAAATCGCCAGATTGATCAATATGAGTTTGGATAGCGGAATCCCGGAGAGCGAAATTTGTGTTCTCGTCCCGCAATGGTGGTTGATAACAAGAATTACCAGGCAGTTAAGAGCACAGATGCCAGCCGTAGCCTTTGATGCTTCCGGTTTGTCTCCTATGTCTCGGAACAGAGACAATATTTGGTATAAGCTCTCGAGACTGTTTTTGACCACACCAAGTCCGAAGATCTATTCAGCAAGAAATCGTTGGGCCAGTGAATTAATCAGCGATTTTATCTCCGAGGTTGGCGGGCATTTTGATGAACGTTTTGACAATCCACGACAATTGCTCAGATTGATAAATTCAATATCCTCGACTGAAACAGAGGGTATCGATTACCTGCAAGATTGCTTTGCGCAATTTACCGCAACACTGGGACTAGACTATGTTGACTTTCCAGGCCTATCAGAAAACTATACGATATTTTTTGACAATGTGAGTAAGCGACTTACTGATCCTGTATTTAATGTACCAAGCGATGTTGAGTCATTCAAGAGTTTTTATAGAGAAATGACCGGAGTAGTGATCAACACATGCGTAGGGGTAAAGGGAGAGGAGTTTGAGACGGTCATAGCGTATGGTCTTTTAAACGGGTATGTTCCACACTGGAACGAGATATTTAATGGCGATCCGCAAGATGCTTCACGGAAATTATTGTATGTTGTTTGTTCGCGAGCAAAAACGAATCTTCATTTAATTAGTGAAACGGGGAGAACCACTCGGGCAGGAACGCCTCTCTATCCAAACGCGGAATTGGATGCCTTAAAATTTGATTTTGACCAGAATGAATTATAA
- a CDS encoding plasmid mobilization protein, with protein sequence MKEFLMFESVDRIVMKEEKSNKTKLVIFRLTPKEYANLEAKRSRTTCRKLSEFLRLLIFNRPVTVIERNGSQDQMIGELSELREELNRVGNNFNQATRRLNAVNQISEFRNWIASYEAEKTFLFSVLDKIKSQTDKLADRWLQ encoded by the coding sequence GTGAAGGAGTTTTTAATGTTTGAAAGTGTAGATAGGATCGTGATGAAAGAAGAAAAATCGAACAAGACAAAGCTTGTAATCTTCCGGTTGACACCCAAAGAATACGCCAATCTGGAAGCCAAACGCAGCCGCACCACATGTCGGAAATTAAGTGAATTCTTACGGCTCTTGATCTTCAACCGACCGGTGACTGTGATCGAAAGGAACGGTTCGCAAGATCAGATGATTGGCGAATTGTCGGAGCTGCGGGAAGAGCTCAACCGGGTTGGCAACAACTTCAATCAGGCGACCAGACGTCTCAATGCAGTCAATCAAATTTCAGAATTTAGAAACTGGATCGCCAGCTACGAAGCTGAAAAGACATTCCTGTTTTCAGTTCTGGATAAGATCAAATCGCAAACCGATAAACTGGCAGATCGATGGTTGCAGTGA
- a CDS encoding ATP-dependent nuclease: MYISSLSIRNFRSFKSARFLFTSGINTVIGENGSGKSNLFHAIRLLLDESLPRNLRLSQGDFNRSLRNRWEGHWIVISIEFEDLDPSDEAQALAIQIAGRVDAEKKGSYALYFRPKYQVRKQLFDFSQTPGKNAGDLQSLLDQITIKDYETVFLCRGGGDFSDEATYLQYVGDFNRMTFPDPDMKEELVYGSWIPKELSIYNEVSCTFIKALRDVEADLKSYNNNPLVNLLRGREKTVEVKKQQDIIGSINDLNNQISELDEVQDVKKGIDRSIKEAAGTTYAPNINIKSELPNEMERLFQSLKLWVGDPDEAGYEGRIWELSLGGANLIYLSLKLFEYEKVKTDKIANLLLIEEPEAHIHTHIQKTLFDNLRETKTQVIISTHSTHVSSVSKISSVNILSRGNQHANVFQPANNLVPDDINRIERYLDAVRSNLLFAKGVILVEGDAEQILIPELFKKVMGLSLDEIGVSLVNIGSTGFSNIATLFHQDRIGKFCAIITDGDKSVVELPEDPEDDDEYQAHCRASQASGQKRQADLDLFCEESDYLNAYYADYTFEIDLLLSDNSYEFGKCLKKIYSRNADIEKSKEKLKDDNVNVSGVEALRLAEKVGKGWFALLLAEEVFCRTFLPDYILKAIAFASSHINHASKVKAIKYRLECMQKYKMKYTEQAKTFLVEGKSDVELIEDYRTTFEDDQLTKFLECL; the protein is encoded by the coding sequence ATGTATATATCCTCTTTATCAATTCGAAATTTTAGAAGTTTTAAAAGTGCCCGGTTTTTGTTTACGAGCGGAATTAACACGGTAATTGGGGAAAATGGATCTGGCAAATCAAATCTGTTCCATGCTATTCGCCTACTATTAGATGAGTCACTACCCAGAAATTTAAGGTTGTCTCAGGGAGATTTTAACCGGTCGCTTCGCAATCGCTGGGAAGGACATTGGATTGTTATTTCGATAGAATTTGAAGATCTCGATCCAAGTGATGAAGCGCAGGCCTTGGCAATCCAAATTGCTGGACGCGTCGACGCCGAAAAAAAGGGAAGCTACGCACTATATTTTCGACCTAAATATCAAGTTCGAAAGCAGCTTTTTGATTTCTCTCAAACTCCTGGCAAAAATGCAGGCGATCTTCAATCGTTGCTAGATCAGATAACTATTAAAGACTATGAGACGGTTTTTTTGTGCCGAGGAGGGGGCGATTTCAGCGATGAGGCGACCTACTTGCAATATGTCGGGGACTTTAATAGAATGACCTTTCCTGATCCTGATATGAAGGAAGAGCTAGTCTACGGGAGTTGGATACCGAAAGAGCTGAGCATTTACAATGAAGTTTCCTGCACATTTATCAAAGCTCTTAGAGACGTAGAAGCGGATTTGAAATCTTATAACAACAATCCATTGGTAAACCTTCTAAGAGGCAGAGAGAAAACTGTCGAGGTTAAAAAACAACAGGATATAATAGGGAGCATAAACGATCTTAATAATCAGATAAGTGAATTGGACGAAGTGCAAGATGTGAAAAAGGGGATAGACCGTAGTATAAAAGAGGCAGCAGGGACAACCTACGCGCCCAACATCAACATCAAGTCGGAGCTTCCCAATGAAATGGAGCGCCTTTTTCAGTCACTTAAACTCTGGGTTGGTGACCCTGACGAGGCAGGGTACGAGGGCCGAATATGGGAGCTCAGTCTGGGTGGGGCTAATCTTATCTATCTGTCTTTGAAACTATTTGAATACGAAAAGGTCAAAACAGATAAAATTGCAAATTTACTGTTGATTGAAGAGCCAGAAGCTCATATTCACACGCACATACAAAAAACGCTTTTCGATAACCTTCGCGAAACTAAAACACAGGTCATCATCAGCACGCATTCCACGCACGTTTCATCAGTCAGTAAGATAAGTTCGGTAAACATATTGAGTAGAGGCAATCAGCACGCAAATGTTTTCCAACCTGCAAACAACTTAGTACCGGATGACATCAATAGAATTGAACGGTATTTAGATGCAGTTCGAAGCAATCTCTTGTTTGCCAAGGGTGTCATTTTGGTAGAAGGGGATGCCGAACAAATACTTATTCCCGAGCTATTTAAAAAAGTAATGGGCTTGTCTCTTGATGAGATTGGGGTAAGCCTAGTTAACATCGGTAGTACGGGCTTTTCAAATATAGCAACGCTGTTTCATCAGGATCGTATAGGGAAGTTTTGCGCGATTATTACTGACGGTGACAAATCCGTCGTCGAGCTCCCAGAAGATCCCGAAGATGACGATGAATATCAGGCCCATTGCCGGGCTTCTCAGGCGAGTGGTCAAAAAAGACAAGCAGATTTAGATTTGTTTTGTGAAGAGAGTGACTACCTAAATGCATATTACGCGGATTATACTTTTGAAATTGATCTGCTGTTATCTGACAACTCCTACGAATTTGGCAAATGCCTTAAAAAAATATACAGCCGCAATGCCGATATCGAAAAGTCCAAAGAGAAGTTGAAAGATGACAATGTTAATGTATCCGGGGTTGAGGCGCTACGGCTCGCTGAAAAAGTCGGCAAAGGCTGGTTTGCACTACTACTTGCGGAGGAGGTTTTTTGTCGAACCTTTCTCCCCGACTACATCTTAAAAGCTATTGCGTTCGCTTCATCCCATATTAATCATGCCTCAAAAGTAAAGGCAATCAAATATCGTTTGGAATGCATGCAAAAATATAAGATGAAGTATACTGAGCAAGCCAAAACTTTTCTTGTCGAAGGGAAATCCGACGTAGAGTTGATTGAAGATTACCGTACAACTTTCGAAGATGATCAATTGACTAAATTTTTGGAGTGCTTATGA
- a CDS encoding NACHT domain-containing protein: MSALYLEILQLRDVQNDVERGYRFEQAIREIQPWDRKPPVTASLASEQLDGIFLWKEQAYLIESKAKKAPITPGSHDWEDFELKIRRRKANVVGLFCSLFPVSKKVFIQAEQLNRDGHFVIILAGTFWEELNYYKLPIYDILDYMNLFGRTKFLTSPPPINVVVEWFYDKDRTQKKLSDLCKRNSSTFLRRFKASSHEALYLRREIDAKIESYAHNLKPQVIKKASDASAQICLVRDYSGSGKTTLSINVSESKEGFLGTGVAANEQDIDEKFANFFQSMGQHFGLLEIISLNKPVVFVVDSLDEANQDVPRKRREILSIFKCIEDLNHYARSFDLIIFPILIIFTIREDYWRDWESVFEGRKRHDINKRISSFTATESTKAIDRYGQWFNFRITNELTSEAKQLLSTPINLLIFSETNHYQGDIEVFEIWEGKVIDLYFTRKAEDIYKRHIQGLTSNVFMRLISLLAFRVVADKINQLNIGNINSIISSNFPILEPYSEEIIHSVASEMILIRDPDKPEIFRFRHSRLIEFLLAYYIVSTLDKEKDLSKLDNFAQISFDSGIVIMFRIHDDIRYICEKKFPILLKQIDDYYSKSNIFMSRKILRLRSDLATNRPTERSDIYLILKNINSNDPEVVEDAFFIIAARSNNQTKATILNLFVSAFNKSNNFHTRYKLIAKLEYHELLLNELVFSTITISSLAKDWEVYLGLIYSNNLKSHFSDMWMQSDTKKSFELIIAKSPGDDWNQVNKLLNAILTDSNFILGDA; the protein is encoded by the coding sequence ATGAGCGCATTGTATTTAGAAATCCTCCAATTACGAGATGTTCAAAATGACGTAGAACGGGGGTATAGATTTGAGCAAGCCATTAGAGAAATTCAACCTTGGGATCGAAAGCCACCCGTAACTGCATCACTTGCTTCTGAACAACTGGATGGGATATTTTTATGGAAAGAGCAAGCTTATTTAATAGAATCAAAAGCAAAAAAAGCACCAATAACGCCTGGATCTCATGACTGGGAAGATTTTGAGCTAAAAATTCGTCGAAGAAAGGCGAATGTCGTCGGCTTATTCTGTTCACTATTTCCAGTTAGCAAAAAGGTCTTCATCCAAGCGGAGCAGCTGAACCGCGACGGACATTTTGTAATTATTCTGGCTGGTACATTTTGGGAAGAATTGAATTATTATAAACTTCCAATATATGACATCCTTGATTACATGAATCTCTTTGGGAGAACTAAGTTCCTGACTAGCCCTCCTCCAATCAATGTTGTCGTTGAATGGTTCTATGACAAGGATCGCACTCAGAAAAAACTTTCAGATCTTTGCAAACGAAATTCATCGACTTTCCTCAGAAGATTTAAGGCCTCTTCTCACGAGGCGCTATACCTGCGACGCGAAATAGATGCGAAGATTGAATCTTACGCGCATAATCTAAAGCCACAAGTCATAAAAAAAGCTAGCGATGCTTCCGCGCAAATCTGTTTGGTACGTGACTATTCAGGATCTGGAAAAACGACTCTATCAATCAATGTGTCTGAATCAAAGGAAGGTTTCCTTGGTACCGGGGTCGCAGCAAATGAACAAGATATAGACGAAAAATTCGCCAACTTTTTTCAATCTATGGGCCAGCACTTTGGCCTCTTAGAAATCATTTCTTTAAATAAGCCCGTTGTGTTCGTAGTAGATTCCTTAGACGAGGCTAATCAAGATGTTCCGAGAAAGAGAAGAGAAATCTTGTCGATATTCAAATGTATTGAAGATTTGAATCATTATGCTAGGAGCTTCGATCTGATAATATTTCCTATACTTATTATTTTTACCATTAGAGAGGATTATTGGCGTGACTGGGAGTCCGTATTTGAAGGGCGAAAACGTCATGACATTAATAAAAGGATCTCATCTTTCACAGCTACAGAATCAACTAAAGCGATTGACAGATATGGTCAATGGTTTAATTTCAGAATTACAAATGAGTTAACATCAGAGGCAAAACAACTGTTGTCCACTCCGATTAATCTATTAATTTTCTCTGAAACAAATCACTATCAGGGCGATATTGAGGTATTTGAAATTTGGGAGGGAAAGGTGATCGATCTTTATTTTACCCGGAAGGCGGAGGATATTTATAAACGACACATTCAAGGTCTAACTTCAAATGTTTTTATGAGGTTAATATCACTGTTAGCTTTTCGTGTTGTAGCTGATAAAATAAATCAATTGAATATTGGAAATATAAATTCTATAATTAGCTCAAACTTTCCAATACTCGAACCATATTCTGAGGAAATAATACATTCGGTAGCATCGGAAATGATTTTGATACGCGATCCGGATAAACCGGAAATATTCAGGTTCAGACATTCACGACTAATAGAATTTTTACTGGCTTACTATATTGTTTCAACATTGGATAAAGAAAAAGACCTGTCGAAGTTGGATAATTTTGCCCAGATCTCATTTGATTCGGGAATAGTTATTATGTTCAGGATTCATGATGACATCAGGTATATCTGTGAAAAAAAATTTCCCATATTATTGAAGCAGATAGATGACTATTATTCCAAATCCAATATTTTCATGTCTAGAAAAATTTTGCGACTTCGATCTGACCTGGCCACAAATAGGCCAACTGAACGATCTGATATCTACTTGATACTTAAGAATATTAATAGTAATGATCCGGAGGTGGTGGAAGATGCTTTTTTTATTATTGCTGCTCGATCAAATAATCAAACGAAAGCAACAATATTGAATTTGTTTGTTTCCGCATTCAATAAAAGCAATAACTTTCATACACGCTATAAGCTGATAGCCAAGCTTGAATATCATGAGCTCCTTTTAAATGAGCTAGTTTTTAGCACAATTACAATATCTTCTTTAGCGAAGGATTGGGAGGTGTACTTAGGATTAATTTACTCAAACAACTTGAAAAGTCACTTTTCTGATATGTGGATGCAATCGGATACAAAAAAAAGTTTTGAATTAATAATTGCAAAATCGCCGGGAGATGACTGGAATCAAGTTAACAAATTGCTCAATGCGATACTAACAGATTCAAATTTTATCTTGGGAGATGCTTGA